One genomic segment of Carassius auratus strain Wakin chromosome 29, ASM336829v1, whole genome shotgun sequence includes these proteins:
- the LOC113048293 gene encoding arg8-vasotocin receptor-like, producing the protein MCNASNQSTANNDTDPFGRNEDVAKMEITVLSVTFLVAVVGNLCVLLAMHNTKKKSSRMHLFIKHLSLADLVVAFFQVLPQLCWEITFRFYGPDFLCRIVKHLQVLGMFASTYMMVMMTLDRYIAICHPLKTLQQPTKRAYIMIGCTWLCSLLLSTPQYFIFSLSEIQNGSDVYDCWGHFIEPWGIRAYITWITVGIFLLPVIILMICYGFICHSIWKNFKCKTKRGSPHSSKNGAIGKASVNSVTIISRAKLRTVKMTFVIVLAYIVCWAPFFIVQMWSVWDKNFSWDDSENAAVSLSALLASLNSCCNPWIYMLFSGHLLNDFFACFPCWNKPQNTLHKEYSESSIRRNTLLTKLGAVRTKDGSDSWKDPCNSRKSSQSLGLDCSRKSSQSVQVES; encoded by the exons ATGTGCAACGCATCGAACCAATCCACGGCGAACAACGACACCGACCCGTTCGGCAGGAACGAAGACGTGGCCAAAATGGAGATCACGGTTTTAAGCGTCACCTTTCTCGTGGCGGTGGTCGGAAATCTGTGCGTGCTGCTGGCCATGCACAACACCAAGAAGAAGAGTTCACGCATGCACCTGTTCATCAAGCACCTGAGCCTCGCGGACCTGGTGGTGGCTTTCTTCCAGGTTCTTCCACAGCTCTGCTGGGAGATCACCTTCAGGTTTTATGGACCTGACTTCCTTTGCCGGATTGTCAAGCATCTCCAGGTCCTAGGGATGTTCGCGTCCACCTatatgatggtgatgatgacacTGGACCGCTACATCGCCATATGCCACCCTCTGAAGACCCTCCAGCAGCCCACGAAGCGCGCCTACATCATGATCGGGTGCACTTGGCTCTGCAGCCTGTTGCTCAGCACCCCTCAATACTTCATCTTCTCTCTGAGCGAGATCCAGAACGGCTCGGATGTGTATGACTGCTGGGGACATTTCATCGAGCCGTGGGGCATCCGCGCCTACATCACCTGGATCACCGTGGGTATCTTCCTTCTCCCTGTCATCATCCTCATGATCTGCTACGGGTTCATATGTCACAGTATCTGGAAGAACTTCAAGTGCAAGACCAAAAGAGGCTCCCCGCACAGCTCTAAGAACGGGGCGATTGGAAAGGCGTCTGTCAACAGTGTCACCATCATCTCAAGAGCTAAACTAAGAACAGTGAAGATGACATTCGTGATCGTTTTGGCGTACATTGTGTGCTGGGCTCCGTTCTTCATCGTACAAATGTGGTCAGTCTGGGATAAAAACTTCTCCTGGGATG ATTCTGAAAATGCAGCGGTGAGCCTCTCTGCCCTGCTGGCGAGTCTCAACAGCTGCTGTAACCCATGGATCTACATGCTCTTCAGTGGGCACCTCCTTAATGACTTCTTCGCCTGTTTCCCCTGCTGGAACAAACCCCAAAACACATTACACAAAGAGTATTCAGAAAGCAGCATCCGGAGGAACACCCTCCTGACCAAGCTGGGTGCCGTCCGGACCAAAGATGGGTCTGACTCTTGGAAAGACCCATGCAACTCACGAAAGTCCAGTCAGTCTTTAGGGCTAGACTGTTCACGCAAATCAAGCCAGAGCGTTCAAGTGGAGTCATAG
- the LOC113048292 gene encoding nuclear transcription factor Y subunit beta-like, translating into MDGDSSTTDTTQLGITGEYMTGGTYVLQTQDDDGDESFNDHEDGNGSKDYFREQDIYLPIANVARIMKNAIPQTGKIAKDAKECVQECVSEFISFMTSEASERCHQEKRKTINGEDILFAMSTLGFDMYVEPLKVYLQKFREAMKGEKGVTPVTVSEGLGEELTDDSFTGQLPAGLITADGQQQNVMVYTTSYQQIPGVQQIQFS; encoded by the exons ATGGATGGAGACAGCAGCACCACAGATACCACTCAGTTAGGAATAACTGGAGAGTATATGACCGGAGGGACATATGTCTTACAGACCCAGGATG ATGATGGGGATGAAAGTTTCAATGACCATGAGGATGGCAATGGCAGCAAAGACTATTTCCGAGAACAGGACATCTACCTTCCCATCGCAAATGTCGCCCGCATCATGAAGAATGCCATCCCACAGACTGGAAAG ATAGCAAAGGATGCAAAAGAGTGTGTTCAGGAGTGTGTGAGCGAGTTCATCAGCTTTATGACATCTGAGGCCAGTGAGAGATGCCATCAAGAGAAACGCAAGACCATAAACGGAGAGGACATCCTGTTTGCTATGTCCACTCTGGGTTTTGACATGTACGTGGAGCCACTTAAAGTCTACCTGCAGAAGTTCAGAGAG GCAATGAAGGGTGAGAAAGGAGTCACTCCAGTTACAGTCAGCGAAGGCCTTGGAGAAGAGCTTACAGATGACAGTTTCA CCGGTCAGTTGCCTGCAGGACTGATCACTGCGGACGGCCAGCAACAGAACGTGATGGTATACACCACTTCGTACCAGCAG ATCCCTGGCGTGCAGCAGATACAGTTCTCATGA